Within the Mucilaginibacter sp. CSA2-8R genome, the region GGATACAACGTTTTTGGTAAAACGATTGCTCAAAGCAATTCTTTTTCTAACGTATCTAACTCGAGATACGCCTATGGCCAAGCCGCCTTAGCTTACAACAATAGCTTTGGTAAAAATAACTTTAACTCCTCCTTGTTTTATGATTACCGATCGGTGGTGCTTACTTATGATTTACCGAGGGTTTTTCAAAACCGGGCCTTTAACATAGCTTATAATTATGATGGTAAATATTTTGCCACTGGTTCGGTAAACAACAGTTCAGATGATCGTTATCCTCCTGGCAATCAATCTTACTTCTTCTATGCTGGAGGTTTAGGCTGGCAAATGGGTAAAGAAAACTTCATGAAAAATTTAACCTGGATTAGTTCATGGAAGTGGCGTGCTACTTATGCTAATACCGGAAACGATGTACTGGGTTATTTTGACTATCGGGCAACATTCGAGGGCGGTGGCAATGGCTATCCTCAAGGTACCGGCTATATAACTGGTAACGGTTATACCGAATCTAATTATATTGTTAACCCAAATGTCAGACCCGAGCGTGCTCATAAAATTAACATCGGCACAGACATCGCCTTTTGGGATCAAAAGTTTTTGCTTACAGCTGACTATTATAATAACCGGTATTATGACTTGTTGCAGACGAGAGGTAAATCGAGTCTGATTGCCGGAGTACCTAAGTTCCCGTCAGAAAATATTGGAATTAATAAATATGAAGGCGCAGAGGTTACGCTAACGTATCAGAACCACTTGAATGATTTTAATTATTTCATCACAGGCAACGGAAATATATCTGCAAGTAAAAGGATATACTCCGACGAGTTGCAACAAGTTTATCCATGGCTTGCACTAACAGGCCGTTCTCTGCGTACAGGTTATGGTTATATAGCAGAGGGTTTTTTCCAATCGCAGCAAGAAATTAATTCCAGTGCAAAATATTTTAATTATACAGCTAAGCCTGGCGATATTAAATACAAAGACTTAAATGGCGATGGAATAATAAACAACTTTGACGTATATCCCATTGCAAATGTTCGTCCGCTTATATACTACGGTTTAAACCTGGGTTTCAATTACAAAGGGTTTAATTTTAGTATGCTTTTGCAAGGGGTGGCCAACAACCAGATTATATTTAATCAAATGGACGTTACTCAGGGATTTGATTACAAAGGCTTTCTTAGCGCTCCATACGGGCAGGCTTATACTACTATATTAAACCGGTGGACGCCGGAAAATGCAGCGACAGCAACATCTCCAAGGTTAACAGCCGGTCCAAATGGTAATAATGGTTTACCGTCTACTTTTTACTTGCATTCCGGCAATTATGTCCGTTTAAAAAATGCTGAGATAGGCTACACCATACCCTATCGTTTAACCGGCCGGATCAATGTATCGAGCGTTAGATTTTTTGTAAATGGCTTAAATCTGATTACTGTGGCTGGCTACAAAGGTATTGATCCGGAAGTTAATGGTACGGCTTATCCAATACAACGTGTATTCAACGCAGGTGTAAACGTAAAGCTTTAAATAAAATTATATTATGGGAAGATATATATACATACTATGCATAGGCTTGTTGGCATTGCTTATGGGCAGTTGCAAAAAATATGAGCCGTTTCCGGCCGAGCAACGCACTATAGAGTTTGCTTTTAATCCACAGGATTCATTAGGGAATAATGCGTATGCTTTTTTAAATGGTGTTTATTCTTTTTTACCAAACGGACATAACAGGATTGCCGGATCGGATTACCTGGACGCCGCTTCGGGCGATGCGATATCATCAGGTAACAGCACAACGTCCGAGATATACAATTTATCAACCGGGGCTTATAACTCTTCGTCTATACCACAGTCCGAAAACGTTTGGGGACAGTATTACAGCGGCATTCGTAAAGCAAATTTTGTTATTAATAATGTTTTAACTGTTCCGGTAAAGCAGGAAGTTAGAACTGGTATATCTATGAAATATGCCTGGCGTAACGAAGCTCGTTTTTTAAGAGCCTTATTTTATTTTGAGTTGCTTAAACGTTATGGAGGTATTACACTGGTTGGCAACAAAATATTTGACGTTACCAGTGATTTAAATTTACCACGCAACTCGTTCGAAGAGTGTGTAAATTATATTGTTAATGAGTGTGACGCCATTAAAGATACCATGCTTACAGCGCCATTAGCAAATCCAAACCTGTATTCGCAACGTGCTACTAATGGAGCGGCGCTTGCCCTTAAGGCAAAGGTTTTATTATATGCAGCCAGCCCGTTATTTAACGGTGGAAACATAGATGGTGGTAATCCGCTAACCGGTTATACCAGTTACAGTGCCGACCGGTGGGCAAAGGCGGCTGCAGCCGCAAAAGCCGTGATGGATTTAAATGCATATTCATTAGTATCGGGTTTAAATAATGCGTTTATAACCCAAGTGCCGGCCAATACCGAAACAATTTTTAGCCGCGCTTACGGTATTGCGAGCGATATAGAAAGGAAAAACGGGCCAATTGGGTTTAGTACTAACCCACCAAGTTTAGGTAACACCAGCCCAACTCAGAATTTGGTTGATGCTTTTCCGATGGCTAATGGCTTAGCCATTACGGCAGCAGGTTCTGGATACAATCCTGCTAACCCATATGCCAATCGCGATCCGCGTTTAGCAGCAACAGTATTTTGCAACGGCGCGCCTTGGCTTAACGGTACGGTGCAAACTTTTGAGGGTGGCCGTAGTAAGCCAAACAACGGCACACAGCAAACCACCACCGGGTATTACATGCGCAAGTTTATGGGACCGTACGAAAATCAAAGTACGTTTGGCGGGGTGCCTGAGGACTGGCATATATTTAGGTATGCGGATGTGCTGCTATCATATGCCGAAGCTCAGAACGAATTTTTGAGCAGCCCGGACGTATCAGTTTACACTGCTGTTGAGCAAATAAGAAAAAGAGCAGGTTTAACCACTTACCAACTACCTGCCGGACTGACAAGGGATGCTATGCGAGCTGTGATACAAAACGAAAGACGCCTGGAGCTTGCCTTTGAAGAGAACCGGTACTTTGATATACGACGCTGGAAAACTGCTGAAAGTATTTTAAACCAGCCCCGCCGTGGTGTACAGATTATCAATGATCCGGTATCTGGTTTAAGCTACAACTATGTCACAGCATTCAACTCAAAGTTTATTGCGCCAAAAATGTACTTGTCACCTATACCTTTTGACGAAATCCGGAAAGCATCTAATCTCAAACAAAATCCGGGATGGTAACCATTTCTTTACTGATATCAAGAATCTAAACTTAGTTATGAGAATAATATTACTCACTATAATACTGCCATTACTGTTTATTAACCAGTTAATGGCACAATCAAGGGTGGTTACAGGTACGGTTAAAGATGCCAATGGTGTATTGCCAGGGGTTACCGTTCGCGAAAAGGATGTTCCTAATAATTTGGCTATCGCTAATTCGAGCGGGCGCTTTTCTATAACATTGCGTGGCAAGCTCAACATCATTGTTGTAAAATATATCGGTTACGACGATAGGGAGGTGAAAATTGTACCTGGTAAAAAAGACTACGACATCACGCTTCAGGCCAACAAGCAAGGGCTGGATCAGGTAGTGGTATTGGGCTATAAACCAGCCAGCCGTATAACCAATACCGGTGCCGTGAGCCAAATTGCCGCTTCGGAGGTAAGAACTGTGCCTACCGCCAATATACAAAATACTTTAGCCGGTCGTTTACCAGGCTTTTATTCGCAGCAAACATCCGGTCAGCCGGGCCGTGATGCGGCTACTTTCTTTATCCGGGGGCAAAGTTCAATTAATGGTTCCAATACGCCTTTAATTATTGTTGACGATGTGGAGTATCAGCCCGACCAACTGCAACAAATTAACGTTAACGAAATTGAAACCGTTACGATTTTAAAAGATGCGTCTACTACGGCTGTGTATGGTATTAAAGGGGCAAACGGCGTATTAGTAATTACTACCCGCAGAGGTAAAGTCGGAGCTCCACAAGTTAACCTAAGGGTCGAAACCGGTATTCAATCACCAACTAAATATCCTCAGTTTTTAAACGCTTTTGAAACTGCCAAGCTGGTAAACGAAGCAGAGAATAATTATAATACAGCTTACGGAATTGCTAACGGCACCTTATCATTCACTCAACAAGACTTAGATGCTTTTAGAACCGGCAGTGATCCTTATGGTCACCCAGACATTAACTGGTACCATGCCATTTTAAAACGGCAAACCTTTCAAAGTAATACTAACCTCGATATTTCGGGTGGTAACAATTTAGTAAGATACTTCATAACTGGTGGAGCACTATCGCAGAATGGTTTACTGCGTAATTTCTCTGATCCGGCCAACGAAATTAATAGCGATTATAATTATAAGCGATATAATTTCAGGGCAAACCTTGACTTAAAAGCTAACAAGAACCTAACGGTAAGGTTAGATTTAAGTACCCGCTTCGGCTTACTAAATCAACCACATGCATCCAATATTTTGGGTGAGATTTATGACTTTACAAAAATTACACCTTATTCGGCACCTTTTTTAAACCCCAACGGCAGTTATGCATATGCTTACTCGCAGTTTAACTCAAATTCATACAAAAATACACCACTCCAGTTGTCAACTATTAATGCTCGTTTAGCAAACGGAGGTTATGACCGTAGTACACGCACCGATTTTAATTCGCTTTTTGATGTAAACGAAAAGTTAGACGCCATTACCCCAGGCTTGTCGTTAACCGGGCGTTTTAGCTATTCGAGCATTGAACAGTATACAAAAAAACTGTACCGGTACGGCGCAGCAGGCGGCTCTTTTAGTCCACCAAGTTATTACTACAACCCGGTTAACCAGCAATATACACTTGACCCAAGGCAGCAGTATGTATTACCTGATTATAATAAAGCTGGTTATACAGATTCGTACATTACCAGGGTAAACCTGCAAGGCTTTTTAACTTATGACCGTACTTTTTCTCAAGACCATCATGTGTCTGCTTTATTACTTTACAATCAATATCAAGATAATGATCAGGCTAATCCGCCATCAAAGTTTTCCGGCCAGTCTATAAGAGTAGGGTATGGCTATAAGCAAAAATATTTGATAGATTTCAACGGTGCATATAACGGTACTGATCGTTTTGCCAGCAACAACCGTTTTGGATTTTTTCCTGCAGTATCTGTGGCCTACAATATTGCTAACGAGGACTTCTTTAAAAACAACGTAAAATTTGTTTCGTTACTAAAGTTAAGAGGATCTTACGGTAAGGTGGGTTCTGATGCAATTGGTGGTTCCCGTTATATTTACTCACAATATTATAACGGTGGCGGCGGCTATAACTTTGGTGTTAGCCCGGTGGGTTTTAGCGGCTACTCAGAAGGTACCTTAGCTAACCCTAATGTTTACTGGGAGTCGCAACGTGAGTTGAATATTGGCTTAGATTTCAATATGTTTAATGATAAGCTGACCGGTAACATTGAAGTATTCCGTAATGTGCGCTATGATCAGCTAATTTTCCCAGGCGATATCTCAAATATCCTGGGTGTAGGCGTGCCTCCGGTAAATGCAGGCAAAACCTTAAATCGAGGTATAGAGGGGCAGTTGTCTTATCGCGCGTCAGTAGGCCAGTTCTTATTCTCTACAACTTTGACGGCCTCATTTGCCAAAAACAAAATCTTGTATCAAAGAGAAGCTGCACCGGCTTATTCATGGCTTTATCGCACAGGGCACTCAATAGGGCAGCCGTTTGGTTACCATTTTATAGGATATTATACGCCTGAAGATATCGCTAAGATTAATAGTAACGCAACAGATAAACCTGCTTTACCCGTTAACGGTACCAGAGTGCAGGCCGGTGATTTAAAATATCAGGATTTAAACGGCGATGGCAAAATCGACCTTTACGATCAGCAAGCTATAGGTAAGCCAAACGTTCCAAACACCGTTTTAGGTTTAAATCTGGGTTTTGGTTATAAAGGCTTTACATTAAATGTTTTATTACAGGGAGCAATGGGATACAGTTTTGCCGTTGTAGGTACCGGAATAGAACCGTTTAAAAGCCAGTTCCAACCTATTCATCTTGAACGCTGGACACCGGCTACTGCTAACACTGCCACTTTCCCCAGCTTAACAACAGATCCGCTTAGCGTAAGCAGTCCAACAAATTACTTATCTGATTATTGGTTACTTAACGCACGTTACGTTCGTTTAAAAAGTTTGGATTTTGGATATCAGTTTGCAAACAAATTGTTGCCATTCCATCTAAAAAATGCTCGGTTATATATAAGTGCATACAATTTATTTACGCTTACCAATTACAGAAAATACCAGCAAGACCCTGAAGTTGCCACTGGTGCTGCCGGCGATGTTTATCCGAACCAGCGTGTGGTAAACTTAGGTTTGCAAGTGTCCTTCTAATATTTATCTTCATTGCTAAACCGATTTATTAAAATTAATTTGTAATATAGGAGATGTTTAAGTCGGTTTAGTATTGCTCATTTTATGCTCAAAAAATATACTCTTAAAGGTATAGCCGCCGCTTGTTTAATAACATGTGCCGCGGTTGTTAAAGCCCAAGAACAAGATCTGGTTCATTACGCCAACACGCTTCAAGGCACTAATTCGAAATACGAATTATCTTACGGTAACACTTACCCTGCAACAAGTTTGCCGTTCGCTATGAACACCTGGACTCCGCAAACCGGAAAAAATGGTGATGGCTGGAAATATCAGTATTTCGAAAAAAAAATCAGAGGGTTTCAGCAATCGCATCAGTGCAGTTCGTGGGTAAATGATTATGCTGTATTTTCATTAATGCCCGTTACCGGTAAGCTTTCGGTTACTGACGAGGATAGAGCTACGGGTTTTTCCCATCAAAATGAAGTTGCCCATCCCAACTACTACAAAGTAAAGTTAGATAATAACATTACGGCCGAAATGACACCTACGGAGCGGGGAGCGCATCTTCGTTTCAGTTTTCCGAAGGCGGCGTCCTATCTTGTTTTAGACGGTTATACGCGCATGAGTATGGTGAAAATTTTACCTGCTGAGCGCAAAATTATTGGTTTTGTTGATAACTGTCGATGGGCGCCTTCTAATTTCAAAAACTTTTTTGTTATTCAGTTCGACCAGCCGTTTAAAAGCTATGGCACCTGGGAAAATAAAAAGGGTAATATCATGCCTGGAAACCTAACAGATGAAGGAGAGGGTCGTGGTGCTTATATCAAGTTTGCAGATGGAGCAATAGTGAGTGCCAAAGTGGCTTCATCATATATTAGCCCAGAACAAGCTGAGCTCAATCTAATAACTGAATTAGGTGCTGATAAAACTTTTGATATAACTAAAGAGAAGGCAACGAAAGTTTGGAATAAGCTATTTAACCGTGTTTTAGTAGAAGGCGGCACCGAGGAACAAAAAGCAACGTTTTACTCTTGCCTGTACCATGCTAACTTGTTTTCGCATCGTTTTTTTGAATACGGCAAGGATAAAAAGCCCTACTATTTTAGCCCTTATGACGGTAAAATACATCAGGGATACATGTATACAGATAATGGTTTTTGGGATACTTTCAGGGCTCAATTTCCACTTAATACTATATTGCATCCAACCATGCAGGGGCAATACATGCAGGCTCTGCTTGCAGCGCAGCAACAGTGTGGATGGTTTCCGTCATGGTCTTTTCCGGGTGAAACAGGTGGAATGAATGGTAACCATGCTATTGCTTTATTAGCCGATGCTTGGGTTAAAGGTATACGTACTTTTGACCCTCAGGAAGCTTTAAAAGCTTATTATCACGAGTCTACCAACAAAGGCCCCTGGGGCGGGTCAAATGGCCGTGGTATGGCCAAAGAATACCTTTCGTTAGGATATATTCCTTACTCAGAACAATCCCAGGGGGCTACCGCACAATCTTTAGAATATGCTTATGATGATTTTTGTGGTTACCAGTTAGCAAAGCAAACCCATCAACCATTTTATCAGGAAGTTTATGGCAAGCAAATGTATAACTATAAAATGTCCTATGATCCATCTACAAGATTTATGCGTGCCCGTGATATCAATGGGAAATGGATTGAGCCATTTAAACCGTTAGCCTGGGGTGGTCCATACACTGAGGGCAATGCCTGGCACTGGCAGTGGTCGGTATTCCATGATATTCAGGGCTTGATTGATTTGATGGGAGGCGACAATAATTTTACAGCAAAGCTTGATTCTGTTTTTTCGCAACCATCAACTATTGATGTAGGAGCTTACGGTATCATGATTCATGAAATGACCGAGATGAAGCTGATTAATATGGGGCAGTATGCCCATGGTAACCAGCCCATACAGCACATGATTTATTTATACAATTATGCCGGACAGCCCTGGAAAGCACAGCAACATGTAAGAGAAGTGTTGAACAATATCTATCACTCCAACGAGAACGGATATCCGGGAGACGAAGACCAGGGGCAAATGTCGTCCTGGTATGTTTTGAGTGCAATGGGTTTTTATAGTGTGTGTCCAGGCGTAAATCAGTATGTTATTGGAAGCCCAGAATTTAAAAAAATTACCTTGACTTTAGAGAACGGTAAAAAGTTCGTTATTGAAGCGCCAAACAATGACATGAAAAACGTATACATCGCAAGTGCACAATTAAACGGTAAAAATTATACCAGAAATTGGTTGTCTCACCAAGACATCATGAACGGAGGTACCCTGCGTTTTGAAATGAGTGATAAACCGGTTACCACGCGTGGCATTCATAAAGCAGACCGGCCGTATTCGGTAAGCGTTTATAATGCAACAAAATAGATATTTTATGAAGTCATTGAGTATTGTGACAGGTGTATTGCTTTGTATGGTAACTGCATGTTTTGCGCAAGGCAAAGCAAAAAGAAATTATGCTGGGTTAGTAAACACTTTAATTGGTACTAAAGGTAAGGGGGCTGGTATCAACGAACGATATCTGGAGAGTGGGTACACATTTCCTGGGGCTATGTACCCATTCGGAATGGTTCAGTTTACCCCCACATTTTTTGATGAAGGTAAGGGGTTTGTCGTAAATCAGCTCAGTGGAGCGGGCTGCGATCATATGGGAAATTTCCCAACTTTGCCATTGGAGGGTAAGCTGAACACCTCGCCAGATGCTATGGCTCAGTTAGGTGTAAAATATCAAACTTTGAACGCATGTGCCGGCTATTACTCTGTTAAATTAAATAATGGTATTAAAGCTGAATTGACAGTTACCCCAAGAACCGGTTTGGCAAAATATACTGCGCCTGATCAGTCAAAAAACATTACTGTAATTATCGGGTCAGGCATTAACGCAACGCAATTACAGGAAAGTCATGCTCAAATAATCGGTAACAGGGTAGAAGGATACGCCGATGGAGGATCGTTTTGCAGCCCAAAAATCAAAACCAATTACCGCGTATATTTTGTTGCTGAGTTTAATGTTACACCCGAAATAACAGGTAACTGGAAAAATAAAAAAATTGAAGCCGGAGCGCAAGCAGTTGATGGTTCGAACTCAGGTTTGTATTTTACATTTAATACAAGTAAGCAAAAGGTTATACAATATAAGTTTGCAATTTCTTATGTATCTGTAGCCAATGCAAAAGAAAACCTTCAGACAGAAAACAAAGGTTGGAACTTTAATCAAATTATAGAGCAAACACAACAAGCTTGGAATAATTATTTAGGCAAAATTGAAGTTACCGGTGCCAGCAGCGATCGTATAATTCAATTTTACACACACTTTTATCACGCTTTGGCGCACCCCAGTTTGTTCAGTGATGTAAACGGGCAATATGTTGGAGCGGACGAACAAAAACACCAGGTTAATATACCAACATATACAGCTTACAGTAATTGGGATACGTATCGCACACAGATACAGCTGCTGAGTTTGCTTGCGCCGAAAGAAAGCGGTGACATGGTTACATCACTTATTAATTTTGCTAAGCAATCCGGCGGCGGATGGCCCAGGTGGGTAATGGCAAATAAAGAAACCGGTATAATGCAAGGCGATCCTACTTCAATACTGGTAGCTAATGCCTACGCTTTTGGAGCACGTAATTTTGATAAGAACGCCGCCTTAGATATCATGCGTAAGGGTGCAGAAATGCCCGGAACGCGATCTCAGCAAGAGTTAACCCGTCCGCAACTTGAGCAGTACATCAACAAAGGGTATGCAGATGCCTCTATGAGTTTAGAGTATAATTCCGCTGATTTTGCAATAGCTCAATTTGCGCGGCAAGCCCTAAAAGATAATACGCTTTATGGCAAATATCTTAAAAGAGCACAATACTGGAAAAACCTATATAATCCTTTAACCGGTTGGTTACAATCGCGTAATACAGATGGAAGCTGGAAGAAATATGACGAGGATTGGCGAGAGGCCAGCTTCAAAAATTACTTCTGGATGGTTCCGTTTAACCTGAAAAAGTTAATAGATACAATAGGAGGCAAGGGTAAAGCGGAAGCAAGACTTGATAGTTTTTTTAAAAGGCTGAATGCTACTTACAACCAGCAATGGTTTGCTGCAGGCAACGAGCCCGATTTTCAGGTGCCATGGGTTTACAATTGGACAAACGCACCTTATAAAACACAAGTTTTGGTAAAGAGAATTATCCGGGAGCAATACACCAACCGAGCCAATGGCCTGCCCGGCAATGATGATTTGGGCGCCATGGGAGCATGGTATGTATTTGCTAATATCGGCCTATATCCGATGATGCCTGGCGTAGGTGGTTTCAGTATCAATTCGCCATCTTTCTCGCTTATAAAGATCCATTTGCCAGGTAACAAAAAACTAATTATTTCTGGAGGAAACGAGCAAAAAGCTTATATAAAGCAATTACTTGTTAACGGTAAGCCGGCTAAAAGTACCTGGATATCATTAAACGAAATAATGAATGGAGGTGAGCTCCATTATGTGCTTACCGATAAAGCTCCGCAAAGCAATACGTTTACAGTTGCACCTCCTTTTTATGATTAAAATAAAAACGCTAAGCTTAATTTTAACAAGCAGTTTCTTATCCATTGCTGTGCAAGCACAGAAATTGCCTGATTGGGCTTTAGGGCCGTTTAACAGACCGGCGAATATTAATCCAATTATAACGCCAGATACATCGAGTTACTTCCATGACCCCATGACCGGACGGCGGGTAGCCTGGGAGGCTAATGATACTTTTAACCCTGCAGCAACCGTATTCAATGAACAGATATGTATTTTATACCGAGCTGAAGATAAATCAGGTGTTGGAATTAGCCAAAGAACTTCACGTATAGGATTGGCAAAAAGCAATAACGGTACATCAGTTATACGGTCATCTGCACCGGTACTGTTTCCGGCTAATGATGCTGTAAAAGAATTTGAGTGGACTGGCGGCTGCGAAGATCCTCGAGTAGCTGTAACCGCAGATGGTACTTATTTAGCGCTGTATACAGAATGGAATCACAAAGTACCCCGGTTAGCTGCGGCCATATCGAAAGACTTGCGAAAATGGCAAAAGCATGGACCTGTGTTTCGACAGGCTTACCATGGCAAATTTTTTAATATGGGTACCAAGTCAGCTTCAATTTTGACAAAGCTTGTTAATGGCAAGCTTGTTATAACAAAGCTAAATGGTAAGTATTGGATGTATTGGGGCGAAGACCATGTATATGCTGCTTCATCTACAGATTTAGTAAATTGGATGCCATTGATAGATGCTAACGGAAATTTAAAAATACTTGCTCAGCCACGTAAAGGCTTTTTTGATAGTGTATTTACAGAATGTGGTCCGCCGGCAGTGTTAACAGATAAGGGCATTATACTCTTGTATAACGGTAAAAACGATGAACATACCGGTGATACCCGATATGCTCCAAATGCTTATTGTGCTGGTCAAATGCTTTTTGATAAAAATAATCCCGAAAAAGTATTAGCGCGCTTAGACCGACCATTTTTAAAACCAGAACAGTCTTTTGAAAAGAGCGGGCAGTACCCGGCCGGAACCGTGTTTGTAGAAGGCTTAGTTTACTATAAGAACGCTTGGTATTTATACTATGGTTGCGCCGATTCGAAAGTTGCTGTTGCCATATGGAAGCCCTAACGGGATAGTATAACATACTTTTAAGTTGTAAGAATTTTGAGTGACTATTGATGATTTTGTTTTCTCGATTGCCTTAAAATTATCTAATTTGTTTAAATAATCTCACCCAATATAAATTTATCCTTTTTACCAATTATGCTGATTGATACGCCAGAGCTAACCGTGCACAAGCCCAAGTTTACAGAACGAAAGTATTTTGTTGTGCTTGCATTTGTTACTTCTTTGTTTTTATTATGGGGCATTGCCATGTCATTAGGTGATTCATTAA harbors:
- a CDS encoding GH92 family glycosyl hydrolase, with protein sequence MKSLSIVTGVLLCMVTACFAQGKAKRNYAGLVNTLIGTKGKGAGINERYLESGYTFPGAMYPFGMVQFTPTFFDEGKGFVVNQLSGAGCDHMGNFPTLPLEGKLNTSPDAMAQLGVKYQTLNACAGYYSVKLNNGIKAELTVTPRTGLAKYTAPDQSKNITVIIGSGINATQLQESHAQIIGNRVEGYADGGSFCSPKIKTNYRVYFVAEFNVTPEITGNWKNKKIEAGAQAVDGSNSGLYFTFNTSKQKVIQYKFAISYVSVANAKENLQTENKGWNFNQIIEQTQQAWNNYLGKIEVTGASSDRIIQFYTHFYHALAHPSLFSDVNGQYVGADEQKHQVNIPTYTAYSNWDTYRTQIQLLSLLAPKESGDMVTSLINFAKQSGGGWPRWVMANKETGIMQGDPTSILVANAYAFGARNFDKNAALDIMRKGAEMPGTRSQQELTRPQLEQYINKGYADASMSLEYNSADFAIAQFARQALKDNTLYGKYLKRAQYWKNLYNPLTGWLQSRNTDGSWKKYDEDWREASFKNYFWMVPFNLKKLIDTIGGKGKAEARLDSFFKRLNATYNQQWFAAGNEPDFQVPWVYNWTNAPYKTQVLVKRIIREQYTNRANGLPGNDDLGAMGAWYVFANIGLYPMMPGVGGFSINSPSFSLIKIHLPGNKKLIISGGNEQKAYIKQLLVNGKPAKSTWISLNEIMNGGELHYVLTDKAPQSNTFTVAPPFYD
- a CDS encoding GH92 family glycosyl hydrolase, whose protein sequence is MLKKYTLKGIAAACLITCAAVVKAQEQDLVHYANTLQGTNSKYELSYGNTYPATSLPFAMNTWTPQTGKNGDGWKYQYFEKKIRGFQQSHQCSSWVNDYAVFSLMPVTGKLSVTDEDRATGFSHQNEVAHPNYYKVKLDNNITAEMTPTERGAHLRFSFPKAASYLVLDGYTRMSMVKILPAERKIIGFVDNCRWAPSNFKNFFVIQFDQPFKSYGTWENKKGNIMPGNLTDEGEGRGAYIKFADGAIVSAKVASSYISPEQAELNLITELGADKTFDITKEKATKVWNKLFNRVLVEGGTEEQKATFYSCLYHANLFSHRFFEYGKDKKPYYFSPYDGKIHQGYMYTDNGFWDTFRAQFPLNTILHPTMQGQYMQALLAAQQQCGWFPSWSFPGETGGMNGNHAIALLADAWVKGIRTFDPQEALKAYYHESTNKGPWGGSNGRGMAKEYLSLGYIPYSEQSQGATAQSLEYAYDDFCGYQLAKQTHQPFYQEVYGKQMYNYKMSYDPSTRFMRARDINGKWIEPFKPLAWGGPYTEGNAWHWQWSVFHDIQGLIDLMGGDNNFTAKLDSVFSQPSTIDVGAYGIMIHEMTEMKLINMGQYAHGNQPIQHMIYLYNYAGQPWKAQQHVREVLNNIYHSNENGYPGDEDQGQMSSWYVLSAMGFYSVCPGVNQYVIGSPEFKKITLTLENGKKFVIEAPNNDMKNVYIASAQLNGKNYTRNWLSHQDIMNGGTLRFEMSDKPVTTRGIHKADRPYSVSVYNATK
- a CDS encoding TonB-dependent receptor, with the protein product MRIILLTIILPLLFINQLMAQSRVVTGTVKDANGVLPGVTVREKDVPNNLAIANSSGRFSITLRGKLNIIVVKYIGYDDREVKIVPGKKDYDITLQANKQGLDQVVVLGYKPASRITNTGAVSQIAASEVRTVPTANIQNTLAGRLPGFYSQQTSGQPGRDAATFFIRGQSSINGSNTPLIIVDDVEYQPDQLQQINVNEIETVTILKDASTTAVYGIKGANGVLVITTRRGKVGAPQVNLRVETGIQSPTKYPQFLNAFETAKLVNEAENNYNTAYGIANGTLSFTQQDLDAFRTGSDPYGHPDINWYHAILKRQTFQSNTNLDISGGNNLVRYFITGGALSQNGLLRNFSDPANEINSDYNYKRYNFRANLDLKANKNLTVRLDLSTRFGLLNQPHASNILGEIYDFTKITPYSAPFLNPNGSYAYAYSQFNSNSYKNTPLQLSTINARLANGGYDRSTRTDFNSLFDVNEKLDAITPGLSLTGRFSYSSIEQYTKKLYRYGAAGGSFSPPSYYYNPVNQQYTLDPRQQYVLPDYNKAGYTDSYITRVNLQGFLTYDRTFSQDHHVSALLLYNQYQDNDQANPPSKFSGQSIRVGYGYKQKYLIDFNGAYNGTDRFASNNRFGFFPAVSVAYNIANEDFFKNNVKFVSLLKLRGSYGKVGSDAIGGSRYIYSQYYNGGGGYNFGVSPVGFSGYSEGTLANPNVYWESQRELNIGLDFNMFNDKLTGNIEVFRNVRYDQLIFPGDISNILGVGVPPVNAGKTLNRGIEGQLSYRASVGQFLFSTTLTASFAKNKILYQREAAPAYSWLYRTGHSIGQPFGYHFIGYYTPEDIAKINSNATDKPALPVNGTRVQAGDLKYQDLNGDGKIDLYDQQAIGKPNVPNTVLGLNLGFGYKGFTLNVLLQGAMGYSFAVVGTGIEPFKSQFQPIHLERWTPATANTATFPSLTTDPLSVSSPTNYLSDYWLLNARYVRLKSLDFGYQFANKLLPFHLKNARLYISAYNLFTLTNYRKYQQDPEVATGAAGDVYPNQRVVNLGLQVSF
- a CDS encoding RagB/SusD family nutrient uptake outer membrane protein, encoding MGRYIYILCIGLLALLMGSCKKYEPFPAEQRTIEFAFNPQDSLGNNAYAFLNGVYSFLPNGHNRIAGSDYLDAASGDAISSGNSTTSEIYNLSTGAYNSSSIPQSENVWGQYYSGIRKANFVINNVLTVPVKQEVRTGISMKYAWRNEARFLRALFYFELLKRYGGITLVGNKIFDVTSDLNLPRNSFEECVNYIVNECDAIKDTMLTAPLANPNLYSQRATNGAALALKAKVLLYAASPLFNGGNIDGGNPLTGYTSYSADRWAKAAAAAKAVMDLNAYSLVSGLNNAFITQVPANTETIFSRAYGIASDIERKNGPIGFSTNPPSLGNTSPTQNLVDAFPMANGLAITAAGSGYNPANPYANRDPRLAATVFCNGAPWLNGTVQTFEGGRSKPNNGTQQTTTGYYMRKFMGPYENQSTFGGVPEDWHIFRYADVLLSYAEAQNEFLSSPDVSVYTAVEQIRKRAGLTTYQLPAGLTRDAMRAVIQNERRLELAFEENRYFDIRRWKTAESILNQPRRGVQIINDPVSGLSYNYVTAFNSKFIAPKMYLSPIPFDEIRKASNLKQNPGW